TGGCTTTAGCTGAAGCCTAATTAATACCAACAAGTGCTTATGTTTATTTTACAATTTTTACCTTTGTACTACATTCAATTCATATGAGAAAATTATCCGTTCTGTTTATCTTTTTTATAGGATTATTCAACGCACAACAACTTACTTCTGGTGAACTATCTATTATCAATCAGGGAGATATAAAAACTGCATTGCCAATTTATCAGACAACAGATGATCATCAACACAAAACATTGCTAAGCCTTTCCACAGAAATTGATCCAGTGGATCCCAATACTACTGTTCTGGTGAAAAGAATGAAAGAATCTCTTCTTTCAACCGATGGTGGAGTAGGAATTGCTGCCCCGCAGGTGGGAATCAACAGAAAAATAATTTGGGTACAGCGTTTTGATAAAGAGGGAAATCCTTTAGAATATTTTATCAATCCGGTAATTGTCTGGAGATCAGATTTACAGAACCTTGGTCCGGAGGGAGATCTATCCATTCCTGATTTTAGGGATCAGTTTTATAGAAGCAAAGTTATTCAATTAGAATATGTGGATCTGAAAGGACAAAGATATTCGGAAATAGTGGAGGGGTTTACCGCAGTTATTTTTCAGCATGAGATTGACCACCTTTTCGGAATTTTAATTTCCGATAAAAAAGAAAAAGAAAAGAATAATGCCTATAAAAAGGTAGATGCTTATCAAAAAAGTGATTTGAATAAAAGATAATTAAGTCAATGACTTAAAATAAAAATGAGCTGTTTTGAATTCAAAACAGCTCATTTCATTACTATGATTATAAAAAATTGGATTAATCATTATTCGTTACAGAAAGCTTCACCTCAATATTATTTCGGGTTGCATTAGAATATGGACAAATTTGATGAGCTTTATCCGTTAAAGATTGTGCTTCCTCAATAGAAACCCCTGGAATATTCACATCCAGTTCCACTGCCAAT
This genomic interval from Chryseobacterium joostei contains the following:
- a CDS encoding peptide deformylase, with the protein product MRKLSVLFIFFIGLFNAQQLTSGELSIINQGDIKTALPIYQTTDDHQHKTLLSLSTEIDPVDPNTTVLVKRMKESLLSTDGGVGIAAPQVGINRKIIWVQRFDKEGNPLEYFINPVIVWRSDLQNLGPEGDLSIPDFRDQFYRSKVIQLEYVDLKGQRYSEIVEGFTAVIFQHEIDHLFGILISDKKEKEKNNAYKKVDAYQKSDLNKR